Within Pseudomonas tructae, the genomic segment GGCGATGGCCGCTTCGTCTTCGACAATCAGTATGTGCGGCATGGCATCCGGGCCTGGCGGTGGAAATGCTGCACTTGTAGGAGATTATGCGGCGCCTGGCAAGGCCTCATCGCGGGGCAAGCCCGCTCCTACCCGTGATCAGCAGTCAGGCTTGTCTGCAGTAAACCTGCGCGCCGGGTTCACCGCCGCCTTGAACTCGCGCAACGCCTTGGCGCCAATGAGCAACGGGTAGTTGAAGCTGCTGCGGTCGGTCAGGTTGACCTCAACGGTACGCTTGACGTCACCCAGGCACAGCTCCAGGTCAACCACCGGCCGCTTGCTGATCTCGGCGCCCTCGCCGTCTTCGTCTTCATCGGCGCGGTTCTTGATCTTGCTGATGCGCGCCAGCTTGTGTTCATAGACCTTGCCGTCGGCGTCCTTGGTGGCGACACGAAAGCGCACCCAGTCCTCACCATCACGGGTGAAACGCTCGATGTCCTTGGCCGACAGCGACGCGGTCAGCGCGCCGGTGTCCATCTTGGCCTTGAAGGTCTGGCCACCGACTTCGGGCAATTTGATGTATTCATAGCGGCCATACAGGGTCGGCTCAGCGGCCATGACCGGCAGGGCCAACAGCGACAACAGGGCAAGTACAGATTTCACAGGATCCGCTTCCTTGAGATAAGACAGTGTTTAGACTGCGCAGGCAGGATAGGTTCGCGCCGATAGCTTATTCAACACAATGTGAAACATTTGTCCCGGTGCAGCTGGCCGGAGCATTTGGCGTATGCCGGCAGGGTGCTTATCATTGCCGACCGTTTACTTGAATATAAGAGCTTTCTTATGCGCCGCTTACTGACGGGCATTCTTGTGACCTTGCTGTTGCTGCTCAACACCCTGGTCCTGATCGGCCCGCTGATGGTCTTTGCCCTGCTCAAACTGATTG encodes:
- the rloA2 gene encoding retropepsin-like aspartic peptidase RloA2, encoding MKSVLALLSLLALPVMAAEPTLYGRYEYIKLPEVGGQTFKAKMDTGALTASLSAKDIERFTRDGEDWVRFRVATKDADGKVYEHKLARISKIKNRADEDEDGEGAEISKRPVVDLELCLGDVKRTVEVNLTDRSSFNYPLLIGAKALREFKAAVNPARRFTADKPDC